The following coding sequences lie in one Paraburkholderia largidicola genomic window:
- a CDS encoding branched-chain amino acid ABC transporter substrate-binding protein encodes MLGTLAIVAPGVAQADETVKIGEAAPVTGPASYLGKDTENGARLAIEEINQKGLVIGGRKVTLVFDAQDDAGDPRQATQVAQKLADDKVVAVVGHMQSGSTIPASKIYNDAGIVQVSPSATNPAYTLQGFKTAYRVVATDAQQGPTLADYAAKALKVKTVAIVDDSTAYGQGLAVEFEKQAKANGIAVLSHDASTDKAVDFRAILTKIKGEKPDVIMYGGLDGTGGPFAKQAKQLGIAAKVLAGDGLCADDLAKLAGDAADNVICSIAGAPLLKMAEGPAFVERYKKRFGYAPVLNSPFAYDAVGVIVDAMKRAQSTEPAKILAAMPATDYHGVLGRTQFDSKGDLRHGVISLYKYVDGKQALLSVVDK; translated from the coding sequence ATGCTGGGAACGTTGGCAATCGTCGCGCCGGGCGTTGCCCAGGCTGACGAGACGGTGAAGATCGGCGAAGCGGCGCCCGTAACCGGGCCAGCTTCGTATCTGGGCAAGGACACCGAGAACGGCGCGCGCCTCGCGATCGAGGAAATCAATCAGAAAGGGCTCGTGATCGGCGGCCGGAAGGTCACGTTGGTGTTCGACGCTCAGGACGATGCGGGCGATCCTCGACAGGCCACGCAGGTCGCCCAGAAACTTGCCGACGACAAGGTCGTTGCGGTGGTCGGACACATGCAGTCTGGTTCGACGATCCCTGCGTCGAAGATCTACAACGACGCCGGGATCGTGCAGGTGTCGCCGTCGGCAACCAATCCCGCGTATACGCTGCAGGGATTCAAGACTGCGTACCGTGTAGTCGCCACTGACGCGCAGCAGGGTCCGACGCTGGCCGATTACGCGGCGAAGGCACTCAAGGTCAAGACGGTCGCGATCGTCGACGATTCGACCGCCTACGGACAGGGGCTCGCGGTCGAGTTCGAGAAGCAGGCGAAAGCGAACGGCATTGCGGTGCTGTCGCATGACGCGAGCACCGACAAGGCCGTCGATTTCCGCGCGATTCTCACGAAGATCAAAGGCGAAAAACCGGATGTGATCATGTACGGCGGCCTCGACGGCACGGGCGGCCCGTTTGCGAAGCAGGCAAAGCAGCTGGGGATTGCCGCGAAAGTGCTGGCGGGTGACGGCTTGTGCGCAGACGATCTCGCCAAACTCGCAGGCGATGCAGCCGATAACGTGATCTGCTCGATAGCCGGTGCACCGCTGCTAAAAATGGCAGAAGGTCCGGCGTTCGTCGAACGATACAAGAAGCGCTTTGGCTACGCGCCAGTGCTGAATTCGCCTTTTGCGTACGACGCGGTGGGTGTCATCGTCGATGCCATGAAGCGCGCGCAATCGACCGAACCGGCGAAGATCCTCGCAGCGATGCCAGCCACCGACTATCACGGCGTGCTGGGTCGAACGCAGTTCGATTCGAAGGGCGATCTGCGGCATGGCGTGATTTCGCTTTACAAGTACGTCGACGGGAAGCAGGCGCTGCTCAGTGTCGTGGACAAGTAA